In Papaver somniferum cultivar HN1 chromosome 1, ASM357369v1, whole genome shotgun sequence, a genomic segment contains:
- the LOC113350949 gene encoding methylmalonate-semialdehyde dehydrogenase [acylating], mitochondrial-like encodes MFKLKQLTYRDMDIHGMGSLQMRDFVANVSNGIDTYSIREPPWVCAGIFPSNFLEMTSLLMFPMTVTCKNASILKPSEPWDPGPFMILSIAAMKLVWPSSFVDIMHGSYRTINNCIDGDNEVISIVDSIITTSTHIYIRTKVKEKCVHPDRGVKNHAIVIPYASMGITMNSFAGFGACSKNVDEPLRDLFGLIVPLDGSRLSR; translated from the coding sequence ATGTTTAAACTGAAACAACTTACTTATAGAGATATGGACATCCATGGAATGGGAAGTCTCCAAATGAGGGATTTTGTTGCCAATGTGTCGAATGGAATTGATACCTACAGTATCAGAGAACCTCCTTGGGTTTGTGCAGGAATATTTCCTTCCAATTTTCTTGAGATGACTTCCTTATTGATGTTTCCTATGACAGTTACATGTAAAAATGCTTCCATCTTAAAGCCATCAGAACCGTGGGATCCAGGACCTTTTATGATACTCTCTATAGCGGCTATGAAACTTGTTTGGCCTAGTAGTTTCGTTGACATCATGCATGGTTCCTACCGTACTATTAATAATTGTATTGATGGTGACAACGAGGTTATATCAATTGTTGATTCAATTATTACAACGAGCACTCATATTTATATAAGGACAAAAGTTAAGGAGAAATGTGTTCATCCAGACAGAGGAGTCAAAAATCATGCAATTGTCATTCCATATGCAAGCATGGGCATTACAATGAATTCCTTCGCTGGATTTGGAGCTTGTAGTAAGAACGTCGACGAACCGCTACGCGACTTATTTGGATTAATAGTTCCTTTGGACGGGTCACGCCTATCAAGATAA